Proteins encoded in a region of the Buteo buteo chromosome 11, bButBut1.hap1.1, whole genome shotgun sequence genome:
- the SLC5A1 gene encoding sodium/glucose cotransporter 1 isoform X3, which yields MPEYLKKRFGGKRIQVYLSVLSLILYIFTKISADIFSGAVFIQLAIGLNLYLAIIILLAITALYTITGGLAAVIYTDTLQTFIMVVGSFILMGFAFAEVGGYDDFMRKYMEAIPSNISYGNTTIDAECYTPRRDSFHIFRDAVTGDLPWPGLVFGLSIIALWYWCTDQVIVQRCLSGKNMSHVKAGCIVCGYLKLLPMFIIVMPGMISRILYTDVVACVVPEVCQQYCGTAVGCTNIAYPKMVVELMPNGLRGLMLSVMLASLMSSLTSIFNSASTLFTMDIYTKIRSRPSEKELMLAGRAFMLLLIGISIAWVPVVQSAQSGQLFDYIQSVTSYLGPPIAAVFLLAIFCKRVNEQGAFWGLMVGLLTGLSRMIAEFAYGTGNCVTPSNCPFIICGIHYLYFAMILFGVSTIVILAVSFMTKPIPDVHLYRLCWSLRNSKEERIDLDADEEQDKADERDEESGNLKEPGCFKKAYNWFCGLDQQKGPKLSKEEEEALKKKLTDTSEVPLWRNVVNINGIILLTVAVFCHAFFA from the exons ATGCCAGAGTATCTGAAGAAGCGTTTTGGTGGGAAACGAATTCAGGTCTACCTGTCAGTCCTTTCTCTGATCCTGTATATTTTCACAAAGATCTCA gcaGACATATTCTCTGGAGCTGTATTTATACAGCTGGCCATAGGGCTGAATCTTTATTTGGCCATAATTATCCTGCTTGCTATTACTGCTCTTTACACCATCACAG GTGGCCTTGCAGCTGTGATTTACACAGACACCTTACAAACATTTATCATGGTAGTGGGATCCTTTATTCTCATGGGATTTG catttgctgAAGTAGGAGGATATGATGATTTCATGCGAAAGTACATGGAAGCAATTCCATCCAATATCTCCTATGGGAATACTACGATTGATGCAGAATGCTACACTCCTCGGAGGGATTCCTTTCACATCTTCCGAGATGCCGTAACTGGAGATCTGCCATGGCCAGGGCTTGTCTTTGGTTTGAGCATCATTGCTTTGTGGTACTGGTGCACAGATCAG GTTATTGTCCAAAGATGTCTCTCTGGCAAGAACATGTCCCATGTGAAGGCTGGTTGTATCGTGTGTGGATACCTAAAACTGTTGCCCATGTTTATTATAGTGATGCCTGGAATGATCAGCCGAATTTTGTATACAG ATGTGGTGGCTTGTGTTGTGCCTGAAGTCTGCCAGCAGTACTGTGGTACTGCAGTTGGCTGTACAAATATTGCTTACCCAAAAATGGTAGTGGAGCTTATGCCAAATG GTCTGCGGGGTCTGATGTTGTCAGTCATGTTGGCCTCCCTTATGAGCTCCCTGACTTCCATTTTTAACAGTGCTAGTACTTTGTTCACTATGGATATTTACACCAAAATTCGATCACGACCATCTGAGAAAGAGCTTATGTTAGCTGGAAG GGCATTTATGTTACTTTTAATTGGCATCAGCATTGCCTGGGTTCCTGTGGTGCAGTCAGCTCAAAGTGGACAGCTCTTCGATTATATTCAGTCAGTTACCAGCTACCTGGGACCTCCCATTGCTGCTGTCTTCCTGCTTGCCATCTTCTGCAAGCGGGTCAATGAGCAG GGTGCCTTCTGGGGCCTGATGGTTGGACTGCTAACTGGACTTAGTAGAATGATTGCAGAGTTTGCCTATGGAACTGGCAACTGTGTGACCCCTTCCAACTGCCCATTCATCATCTGTGGGATTCACTACCTTTATTTTGCAATGATTCTTTTTGGGGTTTCCACCATCGTCATCCTGGCAGTCTCCTTCATGACAAAGCCCATTCCTGATGTACAT CTTTACCGCTTGTGCTGGTCTTTGCGGAACAGCAAAGAAGAACGTATTGATCTTGATGCAGATGAGGAGCAGGACAAAGCTGATGAAAGAGATGAAGAATCAGGTAACTTGA AAGAACCAGGATGCTTTAAGAAAGCGTACAACTGGTTCTGTGGCTTAGATCAACAAAAAGGACCCAAACTgagcaaggaggaagaggaagcatTGAAGAAGAAACTGACTGACACAAGCGAAGTGCCGCTTTGGAGAAACGTTGTGAATATCAATGGCATCATCCTATTGACTGTGGCTGTATTTTGTCATGCCTTCTTTGCATAA
- the SLC5A1 gene encoding sodium/glucose cotransporter 1 isoform X2 has protein sequence MPEYLKKRFGGKRIQVYLSVLSLILYIFTKISADIFSGAVFIQLAIGLNLYLAIIILLAITALYTITGGLAAVIYTDTLQTFIMVVGSFILMGFAFAEVGGYDDFMRKYMEAIPSNISYGNTTIDAECYTPRRDSFHIFRDAVTGDLPWPGLVFGLSIIALWYWCTDQVIVQRCLSGKNMSHVKAGCIVCGYLKLLPMFIIVMPGMISRILYTDVVACVVPEVCQQYCGTAVGCTNIAYPKMVVELMPNGLRGLMLSVMLASLMSSLTSIFNSASTLFTMDIYTKIRSRPSEKELMLAGRAFMLLLIGISIAWVPVVQSAQSGQLFDYIQSVTSYLGPPIAAVFLLAIFCKRVNEQGAFWGLMVGLLTGLSRMIAEFAYGTGNCVTPSNCPFIICGIHYLYFAMILFGVSTIVILAVSFMTKPIPDVHLYRLCWSLRNSKEERIDLDADEEQDKADERDEESGNLINKESEEEPGCFKKAYNWFCGLDQQKGPKLSKEEEEALKKKLTDTSEVPLWRNVVNINGIILLTVAVFCHAFFA, from the exons ATGCCAGAGTATCTGAAGAAGCGTTTTGGTGGGAAACGAATTCAGGTCTACCTGTCAGTCCTTTCTCTGATCCTGTATATTTTCACAAAGATCTCA gcaGACATATTCTCTGGAGCTGTATTTATACAGCTGGCCATAGGGCTGAATCTTTATTTGGCCATAATTATCCTGCTTGCTATTACTGCTCTTTACACCATCACAG GTGGCCTTGCAGCTGTGATTTACACAGACACCTTACAAACATTTATCATGGTAGTGGGATCCTTTATTCTCATGGGATTTG catttgctgAAGTAGGAGGATATGATGATTTCATGCGAAAGTACATGGAAGCAATTCCATCCAATATCTCCTATGGGAATACTACGATTGATGCAGAATGCTACACTCCTCGGAGGGATTCCTTTCACATCTTCCGAGATGCCGTAACTGGAGATCTGCCATGGCCAGGGCTTGTCTTTGGTTTGAGCATCATTGCTTTGTGGTACTGGTGCACAGATCAG GTTATTGTCCAAAGATGTCTCTCTGGCAAGAACATGTCCCATGTGAAGGCTGGTTGTATCGTGTGTGGATACCTAAAACTGTTGCCCATGTTTATTATAGTGATGCCTGGAATGATCAGCCGAATTTTGTATACAG ATGTGGTGGCTTGTGTTGTGCCTGAAGTCTGCCAGCAGTACTGTGGTACTGCAGTTGGCTGTACAAATATTGCTTACCCAAAAATGGTAGTGGAGCTTATGCCAAATG GTCTGCGGGGTCTGATGTTGTCAGTCATGTTGGCCTCCCTTATGAGCTCCCTGACTTCCATTTTTAACAGTGCTAGTACTTTGTTCACTATGGATATTTACACCAAAATTCGATCACGACCATCTGAGAAAGAGCTTATGTTAGCTGGAAG GGCATTTATGTTACTTTTAATTGGCATCAGCATTGCCTGGGTTCCTGTGGTGCAGTCAGCTCAAAGTGGACAGCTCTTCGATTATATTCAGTCAGTTACCAGCTACCTGGGACCTCCCATTGCTGCTGTCTTCCTGCTTGCCATCTTCTGCAAGCGGGTCAATGAGCAG GGTGCCTTCTGGGGCCTGATGGTTGGACTGCTAACTGGACTTAGTAGAATGATTGCAGAGTTTGCCTATGGAACTGGCAACTGTGTGACCCCTTCCAACTGCCCATTCATCATCTGTGGGATTCACTACCTTTATTTTGCAATGATTCTTTTTGGGGTTTCCACCATCGTCATCCTGGCAGTCTCCTTCATGACAAAGCCCATTCCTGATGTACAT CTTTACCGCTTGTGCTGGTCTTTGCGGAACAGCAAAGAAGAACGTATTGATCTTGATGCAGATGAGGAGCAGGACAAAGCTGATGAAAGAGATGAAGAATCAGGTAACTTGA TTAATAAGGAAAGCGAAGAAGAACCAGGATGCTTTAAGAAAGCGTACAACTGGTTCTGTGGCTTAGATCAACAAAAAGGACCCAAACTgagcaaggaggaagaggaagcatTGAAGAAGAAACTGACTGACACAAGCGAAGTGCCGCTTTGGAGAAACGTTGTGAATATCAATGGCATCATCCTATTGACTGTGGCTGTATTTTGTCATGCCTTCTTTGCATAA
- the SLC5A1 gene encoding sodium/glucose cotransporter 1 isoform X1: MPEYLKKRFGGKRIQVYLSVLSLILYIFTKISADIFSGAVFIQLAIGLNLYLAIIILLAITALYTITGGLAAVIYTDTLQTFIMVVGSFILMGFAFAEVGGYDDFMRKYMEAIPSNISYGNTTIDAECYTPRRDSFHIFRDAVTGDLPWPGLVFGLSIIALWYWCTDQVIVQRCLSGKNMSHVKAGCIVCGYLKLLPMFIIVMPGMISRILYTDVVACVVPEVCQQYCGTAVGCTNIAYPKMVVELMPNGLRGLMLSVMLASLMSSLTSIFNSASTLFTMDIYTKIRSRPSEKELMLAGRAFMLLLIGISIAWVPVVQSAQSGQLFDYIQSVTSYLGPPIAAVFLLAIFCKRVNEQGAFWGLMVGLLTGLSRMIAEFAYGTGNCVTPSNCPFIICGIHYLYFAMILFGVSTIVILAVSFMTKPIPDVHLYRLCWSLRNSKEERIDLDADEEQDKADERDEESVNKESEEEPGCFKKAYNWFCGLDQQKGPKLSKEEEEALKKKLTDTSEVPLWRNVVNINGIILLTVAVFCHAFFA, encoded by the exons ATGCCAGAGTATCTGAAGAAGCGTTTTGGTGGGAAACGAATTCAGGTCTACCTGTCAGTCCTTTCTCTGATCCTGTATATTTTCACAAAGATCTCA gcaGACATATTCTCTGGAGCTGTATTTATACAGCTGGCCATAGGGCTGAATCTTTATTTGGCCATAATTATCCTGCTTGCTATTACTGCTCTTTACACCATCACAG GTGGCCTTGCAGCTGTGATTTACACAGACACCTTACAAACATTTATCATGGTAGTGGGATCCTTTATTCTCATGGGATTTG catttgctgAAGTAGGAGGATATGATGATTTCATGCGAAAGTACATGGAAGCAATTCCATCCAATATCTCCTATGGGAATACTACGATTGATGCAGAATGCTACACTCCTCGGAGGGATTCCTTTCACATCTTCCGAGATGCCGTAACTGGAGATCTGCCATGGCCAGGGCTTGTCTTTGGTTTGAGCATCATTGCTTTGTGGTACTGGTGCACAGATCAG GTTATTGTCCAAAGATGTCTCTCTGGCAAGAACATGTCCCATGTGAAGGCTGGTTGTATCGTGTGTGGATACCTAAAACTGTTGCCCATGTTTATTATAGTGATGCCTGGAATGATCAGCCGAATTTTGTATACAG ATGTGGTGGCTTGTGTTGTGCCTGAAGTCTGCCAGCAGTACTGTGGTACTGCAGTTGGCTGTACAAATATTGCTTACCCAAAAATGGTAGTGGAGCTTATGCCAAATG GTCTGCGGGGTCTGATGTTGTCAGTCATGTTGGCCTCCCTTATGAGCTCCCTGACTTCCATTTTTAACAGTGCTAGTACTTTGTTCACTATGGATATTTACACCAAAATTCGATCACGACCATCTGAGAAAGAGCTTATGTTAGCTGGAAG GGCATTTATGTTACTTTTAATTGGCATCAGCATTGCCTGGGTTCCTGTGGTGCAGTCAGCTCAAAGTGGACAGCTCTTCGATTATATTCAGTCAGTTACCAGCTACCTGGGACCTCCCATTGCTGCTGTCTTCCTGCTTGCCATCTTCTGCAAGCGGGTCAATGAGCAG GGTGCCTTCTGGGGCCTGATGGTTGGACTGCTAACTGGACTTAGTAGAATGATTGCAGAGTTTGCCTATGGAACTGGCAACTGTGTGACCCCTTCCAACTGCCCATTCATCATCTGTGGGATTCACTACCTTTATTTTGCAATGATTCTTTTTGGGGTTTCCACCATCGTCATCCTGGCAGTCTCCTTCATGACAAAGCCCATTCCTGATGTACAT CTTTACCGCTTGTGCTGGTCTTTGCGGAACAGCAAAGAAGAACGTATTGATCTTGATGCAGATGAGGAGCAGGACAAAGCTGATGAAAGAGATGAAGAATCAG TTAATAAGGAAAGCGAAGAAGAACCAGGATGCTTTAAGAAAGCGTACAACTGGTTCTGTGGCTTAGATCAACAAAAAGGACCCAAACTgagcaaggaggaagaggaagcatTGAAGAAGAAACTGACTGACACAAGCGAAGTGCCGCTTTGGAGAAACGTTGTGAATATCAATGGCATCATCCTATTGACTGTGGCTGTATTTTGTCATGCCTTCTTTGCATAA